The following proteins come from a genomic window of Flavobacterium eburneipallidum:
- the rplF gene encoding 50S ribosomal protein L6 — translation MSRIGKNPVVIPAGVTVEVANGIITVKGKNGQLTQEYSDVTVTVEGDQVQVDRSSDHKDQRAKHGLYRSLINNMITGVTEGFTKELELVGVGYRASNQGQKLDLALGFSHNIVLEVAPEVKVETISEKGKNPIVKLTSFDKQLLGAVAAKIRGFRKPEPYKGKGVKFVGEVLRRKAGKSA, via the coding sequence TAATCCCTGCCGGAGTAACTGTTGAAGTTGCTAATGGTATTATTACAGTAAAAGGAAAAAATGGTCAACTAACGCAGGAATATTCAGATGTTACTGTAACAGTTGAAGGAGATCAAGTTCAAGTGGACAGATCATCTGATCACAAAGACCAAAGAGCAAAACATGGTTTGTACAGATCTTTAATCAATAATATGATTACTGGTGTAACTGAAGGTTTTACTAAAGAATTAGAATTGGTAGGAGTTGGTTATAGAGCTTCTAATCAAGGACAAAAATTAGATTTAGCTCTTGGATTTTCTCATAATATTGTTTTAGAAGTAGCTCCAGAAGTTAAAGTAGAAACAATATCTGAAAAAGGTAAAAATCCAATCGTGAAATTAACATCATTTGACAAACAACTTTTAGGAGCTGTTGCTGCGAAAATCAGAGGTTTCCGTAAGCCAGAACCATACAAAGGAAAAGGTGTTAAGTTTGTAGGTGAAGTATTAAGAAGAAAAGCAGGTAAATCAGCGTAA